One region of Brassica napus cultivar Da-Ae chromosome A10, Da-Ae, whole genome shotgun sequence genomic DNA includes:
- the LOC106388208 gene encoding uncharacterized protein LOC106388208 isoform X1 yields MEVMDKWVAEFLIRSQHNPTVSPTNLLSALRFGDSDECVTLKVSSVLRDLHDSLLRGSVDEGTLDLLEILEKLQRSVITESHKSAYCWTAAECTLRFMWPLDPLDGLFTDALERIWTKRIGILKESGSGLVSDELVKWETDLKKAVEDPVMYQRIRESNIRYTAISFLNQLLKEQWGLLGSSSLEAVAQRRFRKRKGENNVEGDGVRSREGPNGVDERTERLESGNIDNANENGDNRDVEGVGCLEDDGIDKVNEQLAAEEEGTLGAQEQEHESSRDKGDEMAAWELKDYLLEIQRQIDPSTRQVQEPNDAIDHSVNVTSQPSRVNRTGTSGQNHIETPQQDNASEKGSSSQGTWSGRVRPRLSSPVPLNVSPLKKINSPVRRPKKFWTPEEVEALRAGVKEYGKAWKDIKNANPAVLAERTEVDLKDKWRNLVR; encoded by the exons ATGGAGGTTATGGACAAATGGGTTGCTGAATTTCTCATCCGTAGTCAACACAATCCTACGGTTTCCCCTACTAACCTGCTCTCGGCGCTGAGATTTGGAGATTCCGACGAGTGCGTAACCCTTAAGGTTTCTTCTGTTTTGCGGGACTTACATGATTCGTTGCTCCGAGGTAGTGTCGACGAGGGAACGCTTGACCTACTCGAGATTCTTGAGAAGCTTCAACGTTCGGTTATTACGGAGTCTCACAAGTCTGCTTATTGCTGGACGGCTGCTGAGTGCACGCTTAGGTTCATGTGGCCGTTGGATCCTTTGGATGGTTTGTTCACCGACGCTCTTGAGAGGATATGGACGAAGAGGATTGGGATTTTGAAGGAGAGTGGGAGCGGTTTGGTGAGCGATGAGTTGGTGAAGTGGGAGACTGATCTGAAGAAGGCTGTTGAGGATCCTGTGATGTATCAGCGGATTCGAGAGAGTAACATCAGGTACACTGCTATCTCCTTTCTCAATCAGCTTCTTAAAGAGCAGTGGGGGCTACTTGGGAGTTCCTCTCTTGAAGCAGTTGCTCAAAGGAGGTTTCGTAAGCGCAAGGGCGAGAACAACGTAGAGGGTGATGGTGTTCGCAGCAGAGAGGGTCCAAATGGTGTTGATGAAAGGACGGAGCGTTTGGAGAGTGGCAACATTGATAACGCTAACGAGAATGGGGACAATAGAGATGTTGAAGGAGTGGGATGTCTGGAGGATGATGGGATTGATAAGGTCAATGAACAACTTGCAGCAGAGGAGGAAGGGACACTGGGTGCACAAGAACAGGAACATGAGTCAAGTCGTGATAAGGGGGACGAAATGGCTGCTTGGGAGCTGAAGGATTATTTGTTGGAGATTCAACGACAAATCGACCCTTCCACTAGGCAAGTGCAAGAACCTAACGATGCAATCGACCACTCCGTAAATGTCACTTCTCAGCCTTCAAGGGTTAACAGGACTGGAACAAGCGGTCAAAACCATATTGAAACGCCG CAACAGGACAATGCAAGTGAGAAAGGTTCGAGTAGTCAGGGAACATGGTCTGGAAGAGTTCGGCCTCGTCTATCTAGCCCTGTACCTTTGAATGTATCCCCGTTGAAGAAGATAAATTCCCCTGTAAGAAGGCCAAAGAAGTTCTGGACGCCTGAAGAAGTGGAAGCTCTGAGGGCAGGAGTAAAAGA GTATGGTAAAGCATGGAAAGATATAAAGAATGCAAACCCTGCAGTACTCGCAGAGAGGACTGAG GTGGATTTGAAGGACAAATGGAGGAACTTAGTTCGGTAG
- the LOC106388208 gene encoding uncharacterized protein LOC106388208 isoform X2, translating to MEVMDKWVAEFLIRSQHNPTVSPTNLLSALRFGDSDECVTLKVSSVLRDLHDSLLRGSVDEGTLDLLEILEKLQRSVITESHKSAYCWTAAECTLRFMWPLDPLDGLFTDALERIWTKRIGILKESGSGLVSDELVKWETDLKKAVEDPVMYQRIRESNIRYTAISFLNQLLKEQWGLLGSSSLEAVAQRRFRKRKGENNVEGDGVRSREGPNGVDERTERLESGNIDNANENGDNRDVEGVGCLEDDGIDKVNEQLAAEEEGTLGAQEQEHESSRDKGDEMAAWELKDYLLEIQRQIDPSTRQVQEPNDAIDHSVNVTSQPSRVNRTGTSGQNHIETPDNASEKGSSSQGTWSGRVRPRLSSPVPLNVSPLKKINSPVRRPKKFWTPEEVEALRAGVKEYGKAWKDIKNANPAVLAERTEVDLKDKWRNLVR from the exons ATGGAGGTTATGGACAAATGGGTTGCTGAATTTCTCATCCGTAGTCAACACAATCCTACGGTTTCCCCTACTAACCTGCTCTCGGCGCTGAGATTTGGAGATTCCGACGAGTGCGTAACCCTTAAGGTTTCTTCTGTTTTGCGGGACTTACATGATTCGTTGCTCCGAGGTAGTGTCGACGAGGGAACGCTTGACCTACTCGAGATTCTTGAGAAGCTTCAACGTTCGGTTATTACGGAGTCTCACAAGTCTGCTTATTGCTGGACGGCTGCTGAGTGCACGCTTAGGTTCATGTGGCCGTTGGATCCTTTGGATGGTTTGTTCACCGACGCTCTTGAGAGGATATGGACGAAGAGGATTGGGATTTTGAAGGAGAGTGGGAGCGGTTTGGTGAGCGATGAGTTGGTGAAGTGGGAGACTGATCTGAAGAAGGCTGTTGAGGATCCTGTGATGTATCAGCGGATTCGAGAGAGTAACATCAGGTACACTGCTATCTCCTTTCTCAATCAGCTTCTTAAAGAGCAGTGGGGGCTACTTGGGAGTTCCTCTCTTGAAGCAGTTGCTCAAAGGAGGTTTCGTAAGCGCAAGGGCGAGAACAACGTAGAGGGTGATGGTGTTCGCAGCAGAGAGGGTCCAAATGGTGTTGATGAAAGGACGGAGCGTTTGGAGAGTGGCAACATTGATAACGCTAACGAGAATGGGGACAATAGAGATGTTGAAGGAGTGGGATGTCTGGAGGATGATGGGATTGATAAGGTCAATGAACAACTTGCAGCAGAGGAGGAAGGGACACTGGGTGCACAAGAACAGGAACATGAGTCAAGTCGTGATAAGGGGGACGAAATGGCTGCTTGGGAGCTGAAGGATTATTTGTTGGAGATTCAACGACAAATCGACCCTTCCACTAGGCAAGTGCAAGAACCTAACGATGCAATCGACCACTCCGTAAATGTCACTTCTCAGCCTTCAAGGGTTAACAGGACTGGAACAAGCGGTCAAAACCATATTGAAACGCCG GACAATGCAAGTGAGAAAGGTTCGAGTAGTCAGGGAACATGGTCTGGAAGAGTTCGGCCTCGTCTATCTAGCCCTGTACCTTTGAATGTATCCCCGTTGAAGAAGATAAATTCCCCTGTAAGAAGGCCAAAGAAGTTCTGGACGCCTGAAGAAGTGGAAGCTCTGAGGGCAGGAGTAAAAGA GTATGGTAAAGCATGGAAAGATATAAAGAATGCAAACCCTGCAGTACTCGCAGAGAGGACTGAG GTGGATTTGAAGGACAAATGGAGGAACTTAGTTCGGTAG
- the LOC106388164 gene encoding probable serine/threonine-protein kinase WNK4 encodes MNMNQVSEYVETDPTGRYGRFAEVLGRGAMKTVYKAIDEMLGIEVAWSQVKLKEVLRSSVDLQRLYSEVHLLSTLNHKSIIRFYTSWIDVHSHTLNFITELFTSGTLRQYKNKYLRIDIRAIKSWARQILEGLVYLHGHDPPVIHRDLKCDNIFVNGHLGQVKIGDLGLARMLRDCHAATSVIGTPEFMAPELYEENYNELIDVYSFGMCFLEMITSEFPYSECNNPAQIYKKVVAGKLPGAFYRVEDIEAQRFIGKCLVPASMRVSARELLQDPFLASDESWMVYASGARNLKPFLNENEMDRLKLEDDETGELDSEDNKFYLKLPIANENGLAKNVSFCFDIMNDTSIDVATEMVKELEITEWDPVEIAKMIDGEISSLVPGWRSEEDDESPHDYHTPFHSSSSPSSSRASLSNYMAPGRQDWLQDDFHDETYSQSSSNSGSYSNLNYISVDEHISSQPPAMNRTHNVTRFCPEESYHLHSGQANMYAASSSSSNLRLASDNRVLTRNRSLVDVQGQLLHRSLVEEARKRRLIKTVGDVENVGFQSPYAVSRKPRSSRR; translated from the exons ATGAACATGAATCAAGTTTCAGAGTATGTGGAAACCGATCCAACTGGTCGCTATGGACGT TTTGCTGAAGTTCTTGGAAGGGGAGCTATGAAAACAGTGTACAAAGCAATCGACGAGATGCTGGGGATAGAAGTAGCGTGGAGCCAGGTGAAGCTAAAAGAGGTTCTACGTTCTTCTGTTGATCTACAGAGGCTCTACTCAGAGGTTCATCTTCTCAGCACTCTAAACCACAAATCTATCATTCGTTTCTACACTTCCTGGATCGATGTTCATTCCCATACTCTCAACTTCATCACCGAGTTGTTCACTTCTGGGACCCTCCGACA ATACAAAAACAAGTACTTGCGGATAGATATTCGAGCAATCAAGTCATGGGCTCGGCAGATCTTGGAAGGGCTTGTTTATCTCCACGGCCACGACCCTCCTGTGATCCATAGAGACCTTAAGTGTGATAACATCTTTGTTAATGGCCATCTTGGTCAAGTCAAAATAGGCGATCTTGGTCTTGCAAGAATGCTCCGGGACTGCCACGCCGCCACTAGTGTCATCG GCACTCCCGAGTTCATGGCTCCAGAACTATACGAGGAGAACTATAATGAACTCATTGACGTTTATTCCTTTGGTATGTGCTTTTTGGAGATGATCACCTCTGAGTTCCCGTATAGCGAATGCAACAATCCAGCGCAGATTTACAAGAAAGTTGTCGCG GGAAAGCTACCAGGAGCGTTTTACAGAGTTGAAGACATCGAGGCACAGAGATTCATCGGGAAATGCCTTGTGCCTGCCTCAATGAGAGTATCAGCAAGAGAACTATTGCAAGATCCATTTCTCGCGTCTGACGAATCATGGATGGTTTACGCGAGTGGTGCTAGGAATCTGAAGCCCTTCTTGAACGAGAATGAAATGGATAGATTGAAGTTGGAAGACGATGAAACTGGGGAGCTGGACTCTGAAGATAACAAATTCTATTTGAAGTTACCAATCGCAAATGAAAATG gTCTAGCAAAGAACGTGTCCTTCTGCTTTGACATCATGAATGATACTTCCATTGATGTAGCAACGGAGATGGTGAAAGAACTGGAGATCACAGAATGGGATCCGGTGGAGATTGCTAAAATGATTGATGGAGAGATCTCTTCTCTGGTCCCTGGTTGGAGGTcggaggaagatgatgaatctCCTCATGATTATCATACTCCTTTTCACTCTTCTTCCTCGCCTTCATCCTCTCGAGCTTCACTCTCTAACTATATGGCTCCAGGCCGTCAAGATTGGCTACAAG ATGATTTTCACGATGAGACGTATTCTCAGAGTTCTTCAAATTCAGGGTCTTACTCCAACCTCAACTACATATCTGTAGATGAGCACATCTCCTCCCAACCTCCAGCTATGAACAGAACTCACAACGTGACAAGGTTTTGccctgaagaaagctatcatctCCATTCAGGACAAGCCAACATGTATGCAGCTTCTTCTAGTTCAAGTAACTTGAGACTGGCATCAGACAACCGCGTGCTCACGAGGAACCGCTCGCTTGTAGACGTGCAGGGACAGTTGCTGCATCGGTCGCTGGTGGAGGAGGCTAGAAAAAGAAGGTTGATCAAAACTGTTGGAGACGTTGAGAACGTTGGGTTTCAGTCGCCTTATGCTGTTTCCAGGAAGCCACGGAGCTCAAGGCGCTAA
- the LOC125579193 gene encoding transcription repressor OFP3-like, which translates to MKEMNQKMGTHKFRFSDIMPPSWLYKLKGMSRISRKHLPSSPKHLSTDASSSRNTLRLSSSPYHPQGSSSPPKSPFKRKLKRKTVYKPSSRLKLSSSSFNPHAPLTTSRNHRSKPTSPNEIILEPSLTSSRNHRSKSFSANAIIVEPSLTSSRDHRSKPSSANAVSDSTVGSLSDPLSSSPSDQDYLESHSVDVKNNHSVKKHVSEDPLVSDNSSPVLAETMKKPHFEIKTQQKLKKPKAGSTGIRIRAHSPRIARKKTKGRTSPQPMKKETAESFAIVLTSVDPERDFRESMVEMIVENKMKEQKDLEDLLACYLSLNSSEYHDTIIKAFEKTWFHLTHSM; encoded by the coding sequence ATGAAAGAGATGAATCAGAAAATGGGGACTCACAAGTTCAGATTTTCAGACATCATGCCTCCCTCATGGCTCTATAAGCTCAAAGGCATGAGCAGAATTAGCAGAAAACACCTTCCTTCTTCTCCCAAACACCTCTCCACTGATGCTTCTTCCTCAAGAAACACTCTTCGtctttcttcatctccttaTCACCCTCAAGGCTCTTCTTCACCCCCTAAATCTCCTTTCAAGAGAAAACTCAAACGTAAAACCGTTTACAAGCCTTCCTCTAGGCTCAagctctcttcctcctccttcaACCCTCATGCCCCTCTCACAACTTCTCGTAATCATCGCTCTAAACCAACCTCTCCAAATGAAATCATTCTTGAGCCTTCTCTCACTTCTTCTCGGAATCATCGCTCTAAGTCATTCTCTGCAAATGCAATCATTGTAGAGCCTTCTCTCACTTCTTCTCGGGATCATCGCTCTAAACCATCCTCTGCAAATGCAGTCTCTGATTCCACCGTTGGAAGCTTGTCAGATCCTCTGTCATCATCTCCTTCTGACCAAGACTATCTTGAATCTCATTCAGTTGACGTCAAGAACAACCATTCTGTGAAGAAGCATGTTTCTGAAGATCCTTTAGTCTCAGACAACTCAAGTCCTGTCCTGGCTGAGACTATGAAGAAACCACATTTCGAAATAAAGACGCAACAGAAACTCAAGAAACCGAAAGCTGGTTCAACAGGTATAAGGATTCGGGCGCATTCACCAAGAATCGCCAGAAAGAAGACAAAGGGGAGAACGTCCCCACAACCAATGAAGAAGGAAACAGCAGAGAGTTTCGCTATAGTTTTGACTTCAGTGGATCCAGAGAGAGACTTCAGAGAATCTATGGTCGAGATGATCGTCGAGAACAAGATGAAGGAGCAGAAAGACCTGGAAGATCTTCTTGCATGTTATCTTTCTCTGAACTCAAGCGAGTATCACGACACAATCATCAAAGCCTTCGAGAAAACATGGTTTCATTTGACTCACTCTATGTAA
- the LOC106420430 gene encoding uncharacterized protein LOC106420430: protein MSFDQKLKKRLKLSSLKSNSSYKGSNRSSTRRSDDDDTTPRNSSKAKVSYVKKKRVYATKAELTDHSHVNEVPRTMWAASKTKQRSSSSLKTTNDAAKAARGMLKTKSPRGDDGTRKQSYRTRDDLEKNGDVSRRKSSDVPSYKAKKQAFAEKKVLDDGLDSQEDQPRKRKRIRLDPYDTSNKRIDDDVILDVSHKEKKKNDKEKKSVEMSQNAQFRAIQPSQSILSYVEENLLGRRRLTELKKAGYNTELPAPLDNIPQSTSTERERIEESLFRNKLEFFAAANVSSSFPPPDVPEIAFAGRSNVGKSSLLNALTRQWGVVRTSDKPGLTQTINFFDLGPKVRLVDLPGYGFAYAKDEVKEAWEDLVKEYVSTRSSLKRVCLLVDTKWGMKPRDQELINLMERSNTKYQIVLTKTDVVFPMDVARRAMQIEEKLKANRSIVQPLMMVSSRSGAGIGSLRTALAKIAKFAKF from the exons ATGTCTTTTGATCAAAAGCTCAAGAAAAGGCTGAAGCTTTCATCTCTCAAATCTAATTCTTCTTACAAAGGAAGTAATAGATCCAGTACTCGCAgaagtgatgatgatgacacAACCCCTCGGAATAGTAGTAAAGCTAAGGTCTCgtatgtgaagaagaagagggtcTACGCCACTAAGGCTGAGCTCACTGATCATAGCCATGTGAACGAAGTTCCACGCACCATGTGGGCTGCTTCAAAGACAAAGCAAAGGTCTAGTTCTAGTTTAAAGACCACTAATGATGCTGCAAAAGCGGCAAGAGGGATGTTGAAAACAAAGTCACCGAGGGGAGATGATGGAACTCGAAAGCAAAGCTACAGGACGAGAGATGATTTGGAGAAAAATGGGGATGTGAGCCGGAGGAAAAGCTCTGATGTGCCGTCTTATAAGGCTAAGAAGCAGGCGTTTGCAGAGAAGAAAGTGTTGGACGATGGTTTAGATAGTCAGGAAGATCAGCCAAGGAAGAGAAAGAGGATACGGCTTGATCCTTACGATACCTCGAATAAGAGAATAGATGATGATGTCATTCTTGATG TAAGCcataaagagaagaagaagaacgataaagagaagaagagtgtAGAAATGTCGCAGAATGCACAGTTTCGTGCAATTCAGCCTAGTCAGTCGATCCTTTCCTATGTTGAAGAAAAT CTGCTGGGGCGTCGGCGCTTGACTGAGCTAAAGAAGGCTGGCTACAACACAGAGCTTCCTGCTCCGTTAGATAATATCCCTCAGTCTACCAGCACTGAGAGAGAGCGTATAGAAGAAAGT CTATTTAGGAATAAGTTGGAATTCTTTGCTGCTGCAAATGTTTCATCGTCATTTCCACCTCCTGATGTACCTGAGATTGCATTTGCAG GAAGGTCAAATGTTGGCAAATCGTCTCTGCTAAATGCTCTTACCAGACAGTGGGGTGTTGTAAGGACATCTGACAAACCAGGACTGACTCAG ACCATCAATTTTTTCGACCTCGGTCCAAAGGTTCGCCTTGTTGACTTACCAGGCTACGGCTTTGCTTATGCAAAAGATGAAGTCAAGGAAGCTTGGGAAGATCTT GTAAAGGAATATGTCTCAACAAGAAGTAGTCTTAAAAGGGTATGCCTTCTTGTTGACACCAAATGGGGCATGAAGCCAAGAGACCAGGAGCTTATTAATCTGATGGAGAG ATCGAATACAAAGTATCAGATAGTCTTAACCAAGACAGATGTTGTTTTTCCAATGGATGTGGCACGTCGAGCAATGCAAATCGAAGAG AAGTTGAAGGCAAACAGATCAATTGTCCAGCCTCTG ATGATGGTGAGCTCAAGATCAGGAGCTGGCATAGGAAGCTTAAGAACTGCACTTGCTAAAATAGCAAAGTTTGCAAAGTTCTAG
- the BNAA10G29670D gene encoding uncharacterized protein BNAA10G29670D, translating into MCPLRLILIFLSATLAGFFVLKKLNTSYDDPLADPLAEADPVDADSDSDSKFSKVGMAMKSGFWTCVDMASGRYLWNHLCSNSDKSS; encoded by the exons atgtGTCCGTTAAGGCTGATCCTCATATTCTTGTCGGCTACTCTAGCTGGCTTCTTTGTCCTCAAGAAGCTCAACACTTCCTACGACGATCCTCTCGCCGACCCTCTCGCCGAAGCTGATCCCGTCGACGCTGACTCTGACTCTGACTCCAAATTCTCTAag GTGGGAATGGCAATGAAGTCTGGATTTTGGACATGCGTTGACATGGCAAGTGGCCGCTATCTCTGGAACCATCTTTGTTCCAACTCCGACAAGTCGTCTTGA
- the LOC106420431 gene encoding CBL-interacting serine/threonine-protein kinase 10 isoform X1, giving the protein MENKPSVLTDKYEVGRLLGQGTFAKVYYGRSVHTNQSVAIKMIDKDKVMKVGLMEQIKREISVMRIAKHPNVVELYEVMATKTRIYFVMEYCKGGELFNKVAKGKLRDDVAWKYFHQLINAVDFCHSRQVYHRDIKPENLLLDDNENLKVSDFGLSALADCKRQDGLLHTTCGTPAYVAPEVINRKGYDGTKADIWSCGVVLFVLLAGYLPFHDSNLMEMYRKIGKGDFKAPSWFAPEVRRLLCKMLDPNPETRITIAKIKESSWFRKGLHMKQKKMEKRVRETNPLEASAAGPSENGGRVTEENNTDQPTSINAFDIIASSSGFDLTGLFGDVYDKRESRFTSQKPASVIISKLEEVAQRLKLSIRKREAGLFKLETSKEGRKGKLSMDAEIFQVTPTFHMVEMKKSNGDTLEYQKLVKEDLRPALADIVWVWQSDKDEQLIPDSNQETEQQQQEEEEEPL; this is encoded by the coding sequence ATGGAAAACAAGCCGAGTGTATTGACCGATAAGTATGAAGTCGGGAGGTTGTTGGGTCAAGGTACTTTTGCCAAGGTGTATTATGGAAGGAGTGTTCATACTAACCAGAGCGTTGCTATCAAGATGATCGACAAGGATAAGGTTATGAAAGTTGGCCTTATGGAGCAGATCAAGCGAGAGATCTCTGTTATGAGGATCGCTAAACACCCTAACGTAGTTGAGCTATACGAGGTCATGGCAACTAAAACAAGGATCTACTTTGTTATGGAGTACTGTAAAGGAGGGGAGCTTTTCAACAAGGTTGCTAAAGGGAAGCTGAGAGACGATGTTGCTTGGAAATACTTTCATCAGCTTATCAACGCGGTTGATTTTTGCCACAGCAGGCAAGTGTATCATCGTGACATAAAGCCCGAGAATCTGTTGCTGGATGACAATGAGAATCTCAAGGTTTCTGATTTCGGGTTAAGCGCCCTTGCCGATTGCAAGAGACAAGATGGTCTCCTCCACACAACTTGTGGTACGCCTGCGTATGTTGCTCCTGAAGTGATCAACCGAAAAGGCTACGATGGGACAAAGGCAGATATTTGGTCTTGTGGAGTAGTTTTGTTTGTTCTGTTGGCTGGGTATCTCCCTTTCCATGACTCTAACCTCATGGAGATGTACAGAAAGATAGGAAAAGGAGATTTTAAGGCCCCAAGCTGGTTCGCTCCAGAAGTACGGAGGCTGTTGTGTAAGATGCTGGACCCTAACCctgaaactagaatcaccatcgCAAAAATCAAGGAGAGTTCTTGGTTCAGAAAAGGTTTACACATGAAacagaagaagatggagaaacgAGTCAGAGAGACTAATCCCCTGGAAGCTAGTGCTGCAGGTCCAAGCGAGAACGGAGGAAGGGTCACAGAGGAAAACAATACAGACCAGCCTACAAGTATAAATGCGTTTGATATAATTGCCTCGTCTTCTGGGTTCGACCTGACGGGACTGTTTGGAGATGTGTACGACAAGCGAGAATCTAGATTCACATCCCAGAAACCTGCTTCAGTGATCATATCTAAGCTGGAGGAGGTGGCGCAACGGTTGAAACTGAGCATAAGAAAACGAGAAGCAGGTCTGTTCAAACTAGAAACTTCAAAGGAGGGAAGAAAAGGAAAACTATCGATGGATGCGGAAATATTCCAAGTGACGCCAACGTTTCATATGGTGGAAATGAAGAAATCTAATGGAGATACTCTAGAGTATCAGAAATTAGTGAAAGAGGATCTTAGGCCTGCTCTTGCAGATATTGTGTGGGTTTGGCAGAGCGACAAAGATGAGCAGTTAATTCCTGATTCAAACCAAGAGACcgaacaacaacaacaggaagaagaagaagaaccattgTAG
- the LOC106420431 gene encoding CBL-interacting serine/threonine-protein kinase 10 (The RefSeq protein has 1 substitution compared to this genomic sequence): protein MENKPSVLTDKYEVGRLLGQGTFAKVYYGRSVHTNQSVAIKMIDKDKVMKVGLMEQIKREISVMRIAKHPNVVELYEVMATKTRIYFVMEYCKGGELFNKVAKGKLRDDVAWKYFHQLINAVDFCHSRQVYHRDIKPENLLLDDNENLKVSDFGLSALADCKRQDGLLHTTCGTPAYVAPEVINRKGYDGTKADIWSCGVVLFVLLAGYLPFHDSNLMEMYRKIGKGDFKAPSWFAPEVRRLLCKMLDPNPETRITIAKIKESSWFRKGLHMKQKKMEKRVRETNPLEASAAGPSENGGRVTEENNTDQPTSINAFDIIASSSGFDLTGLFGDVYDKRESRFTSQKPASVIISKLEEVAQRLKLSIRKREAGLFKLETSKEGRKGKLSMDAEIFQVTPTFHMVEMKKSNGDTLEYQKLVKEDLRPALADIVWVWQSDKDEQLIPDSNQETEQQQQQEEEEPL from the coding sequence ATGGAAAACAAGCCGAGTGTATTGACCGATAAGTATGAAGTCGGGAGGTTGTTGGGTCAAGGTACTTTTGCCAAGGTGTATTATGGAAGGAGTGTTCATACTAACCAGAGCGTTGCTATCAAGATGATCGACAAGGATAAGGTTATGAAAGTTGGCCTTATGGAGCAGATCAAGCGAGAGATCTCTGTTATGAGGATCGCTAAACACCCTAACGTAGTTGAGCTATACGAGGTCATGGCAACTAAAACAAGGATCTACTTTGTTATGGAGTACTGTAAAGGAGGGGAGCTTTTCAACAAGGTTGCTAAAGGGAAGCTGAGAGACGATGTTGCTTGGAAATACTTTCATCAGCTTATCAACGCGGTTGATTTTTGCCACAGCAGGCAAGTGTATCATCGTGACATAAAGCCCGAGAATCTGTTGCTGGATGACAATGAGAATCTCAAGGTTTCTGATTTCGGGTTAAGCGCCCTTGCCGATTGCAAGAGACAAGATGGTCTCCTCCACACAACTTGTGGTACGCCTGCGTATGTTGCTCCTGAAGTGATCAACCGAAAAGGCTACGATGGGACAAAGGCAGATATTTGGTCTTGTGGAGTAGTTTTGTTTGTTCTGTTGGCTGGGTATCTCCCTTTCCATGACTCTAACCTCATGGAGATGTACAGAAAGATAGGAAAAGGAGATTTTAAGGCCCCAAGCTGGTTCGCTCCAGAAGTACGGAGGCTGTTGTGTAAGATGCTGGACCCTAACCctgaaactagaatcaccatcgCAAAAATCAAGGAGAGTTCTTGGTTCAGAAAAGGTTTACACATGAAacagaagaagatggagaaacgAGTCAGAGAGACTAATCCCCTGGAAGCTAGTGCTGCAGGTCCAAGCGAGAACGGAGGAAGGGTCACAGAGGAAAACAATACAGACCAGCCTACAAGTATAAATGCGTTTGATATAATTGCCTCGTCTTCTGGGTTCGACCTGACGGGACTGTTTGGAGATGTGTACGACAAGCGAGAATCTAGATTCACATCCCAGAAACCTGCTTCAGTGATCATATCTAAGCTGGAGGAGGTGGCGCAACGGTTGAAACTGAGCATAAGAAAACGAGAAGCAGGTCTGTTCAAACTAGAAACTTCAAAGGAGGGAAGAAAAGGAAAACTATCGATGGATGCGGAAATATTCCAAGTGACGCCAACGTTTCATATGGTGGAAATGAAGAAATCTAATGGAGATACTCTAGAGTATCAGAAATTAGTGAAAGAGGATCTTAGGCCTGCTCTTGCAGATATTGTGTGGGTTTGGCAGAGCGACAAAGATGAGCAGTTAATTCCTGATTCAAACCAAGAGACcgaacaacaacaacaggaagaagaagaagaaccattgTAG
- the LOC106420403 gene encoding defensin-like protein 37, whose amino-acid sequence MAVKLNYLFLFVYIVLLISEGNASNAHLTMPTKVATAGGRDGKTGRSEWLYVAGECAKLPLCNKYCISNGFRLGGFCKKLSPQASSLSCVCKYT is encoded by the exons ATGGCCGTGAAGCTCAACTACCTCTTTCTTTTCGTTTACATTGTTCTTCTTATTTCAg AGGGGAATGCTTCTAATGCGCACCTGACGATGCCCACAAAGGTAGCTACCGCAGGAGGACGGGATGGGAAAACTGGTAGGTCGGAATGGCTATACGTAGCAGGAGAGTGTGCAAAATTACCACTTTGCAACAAATATTGCATTTCCAACGGGTTTCGTCTTGGTGGGTTTTGTAAAAAATTGTCCCCTCaagcttcttctctttcttgtgTTTGTAAATACACCTAA